The following are from one region of the Scylla paramamosain isolate STU-SP2022 chromosome 45, ASM3559412v1, whole genome shotgun sequence genome:
- the LOC135094492 gene encoding uncharacterized protein LOC135094492 isoform X8: protein MPGVATTDVRVLLPMVASCLALLAALVTVCVCVRKKPPLPLQQVSRDGNKVGVQENKDNHKHREQFYATVCKMSPHRDPTAVDRIPVFSAF from the exons ATGCCCGGGGTGGCCACGACAGATGTGAGGGTCCTGCTCCCCATGGTTGCCTCCTGCCTCGCCCTGCTGGCCGCTCTTGTCACTGTTTGTGTTTGCGTCAGGAaga AGCCCCCCCTGCCCCTCCAGCAGGTGTCCAGGGATGGGAACAAAGTAGGTGTGCAGGAGAACAAGGATAACCACAAACACAGGGAGCAGTTTTATGCCACAGTGTGCAAGATGTCACCCCACAGGGACCCCACTGCTGTTGACCGAATCCCTG TCTTCTCAGCCTTCTGA
- the LOC135094492 gene encoding myb-like protein AA isoform X5: MPGVATTDVRVLLPMVASCLALLAALVTVCVCVRKKPPLPLQQVSRDGNKVGVQENKDNHKHREQFYATVCKMSPHRDPTAVDRIPEYVDIYPYATFQMNNTQQHQQQPQQQQASQQQPVTATTTATTTTTTNSSNNHSQNSNNNNNKN, from the exons ATGCCCGGGGTGGCCACGACAGATGTGAGGGTCCTGCTCCCCATGGTTGCCTCCTGCCTCGCCCTGCTGGCCGCTCTTGTCACTGTTTGTGTTTGCGTCAGGAaga AGCCCCCCCTGCCCCTCCAGCAGGTGTCCAGGGATGGGAACAAAGTAGGTGTGCAGGAGAACAAGGATAACCACAAACACAGGGAGCAGTTTTATGCCACAGTGTGCAAGATGTCACCCCACAGGGACCCCACTGCTGTTGACCGAATCCCTG AGTATGTAGACATCTACCCGTATGCAACCTTCCAAAtgaacaacacacaacaacatcaacaacaaccacaacaacaacaagcatcaCAGCAACAACCAGTCACAGCCACcacaactgccaccaccaccaccaccaccaacagcagcaacaaccacagccaaaacagcaacaacaacaacaacaaaaattag